The sequence ATCATATTGTTTTTACCGCCGCCTAAAGCCGTAACGCGTTTGCCGTATGATGATCCTGTTTTATAAATATGTTCAGCGACTGGCGTGGACCCGACAAACGAAATGGCTTTTATAGCTGGGTTTTCCAGTAGTTCATTGACCGCATCTTTGTCGCCATTAATGACTGTCCACACACCATCGGGCAAACCCGCTTCTTTCCACAGTTCTGAAAAAAACAATGCAGAGCAAGGTACGCGCTCGGATGGTTTTAAGATGACACAATTGCCGACTGCCACTGCCATACATGTCATAGCAAGCGGCACCATTACTGGAAAGTTGAATGGGGAAATCGCTGCCACGATGCCAAGTGGTACTTTTGTGGAATACGCATTAATATTCCCGCCAACATTGACGGAGTGCTCACCTTTTAATAAGTGAGGGGCATTTATTGCTAAATCGACAGACTCTAAACCTCGCGTGATTTCACCCTTCGCATCCTCGACTGTTTTGCCGCTTTCTGTACAAATGATTGCAATGAGCTCATCGATACGTTCAGTCATTAATTGCCGAAACTTCATAACGATTTCCACACGTTTTCCTACTGACAGAGCGCGCCATGCAGGAAAGGCAGCTTGAGCAGTCATGATGGCGCTTTGCACTTCTTCCTTCGTTGCAAGCGGCACATGTGCGATGACTGCACCAGTACTTGGATTAAAAACATCTGAGAAGTGGCCGCTTGTGCCAGCTACGATTTTTCCATTGATAAAGTGGCCCAGTTCTTTTACCTCTGTATTCATTACCATTCAACCATTTCCCCCTCGAATTACGCTTTTGGTAGTAGTTCGTGTAAAGCGTGCGTCAGTTTTTCAACAATCAACTCTTTTTCCGCTACCGATAAAATCAAAGGAGGAGCGAGTGTTAACACATTGTTGCAGCCTGCAACAGTTACACCATTTTTCCCAATAATGACGCCTTGTTCCTTACATATAGAAATGATTTTATTCACCGCAGTTACATCGAGTGGTTCTTTGCTCTTTTTGTCATGGACAAGCTCTATGCCGATCAATAAGCCTTTACCACGTATATTGCCGACATTTGGATGATCTTTTAAGCATTCTTGCAGTTCCGCCTGGAGAATAGCACCCATTTCTGCTGACCTAGTGAATAAATCTTCAGTTTCCATAATCTCGATATTTTTGAGGGCAACTGCACAGGCCGCTGGAGAGCCACCAAATGTGTTGACATGTCGGAAAAAGTCGTACTCTTCATTTCCAGCGAAGGCCTCATAAATTTCTCGGCGAACTGCTGTAGCAGAGAGTGGCATATAAGCGCTTGTTAAGCCTTTTGCCATTGTGACAATATCCGGCTGAATGCCATAGTGTTGAAAGCCAAATGCTTTGCCAGTACGTCCGAAACCGCAAATGACTTCGTCGACAATGAGCAGGGCTCCATGCTTTTCACAAACCGCTTTTACCCCGCGCAAGTAATCCTCATGCGGCATAATTACACCGCCGCCGGTGATAATTGGCTCAAGTATGACGCCAGCTATCGTCTCGGACATTTCCCAAGTCATGACATTATCAATCGCCTGAACAGAAGGTAAGCTAGCTGGCTCCGCAATATGATCTTCGTTTGCACGGTAGGCGTCAGGTGGAGCAACATGAATAAATCCAGGTGCTAACGGTTCGTATTTATATTTACGTTGTGCCTGCCCAGTTGCCGCCAATGCACCCATCGTACTGCCATGGTAGGCACGATAACGGGAAATGAATTTCGTGCGATTTGTATGCCCTTTTTGCTCATAGTATTGACGAGCAATTTTAAAGGCTGTTTCATTCGCCTCTGAACCGCTGTTCGAGTAAAAGACAACATAGTCATCACCTAATAATTCGCTAATTTTTTCACTTAATCGGATGGCTGGAATATGCCCAATGGATAGGGGCGTATAGGCATTTTCCAGTAATTGATCGTAAGCTGCTTTGGCAAGTTCTTTTCGACCGTACCCGACGTTTACACACCATAAACCGGACATGGCATCTAAGTAACGTTTCCCGTCAACATCTGTTACCCAAGCACCTGCCGATTTCTGAATGATTGTCGTGGCATTCGGATTATACGGTTTCATGGAATGCCATACATATTGTTCATCTTTCATTTGCCAGTTTGGACTCGTAACATTTTCCATCTTGCTTTACCACTCCTTTAGTTAGATTATGCTGTACAACTCGATTACATCTTCAAGAAAAACGTATGGAAATAAATGATTCTGGGTTGTCGGGAAAGTCTCT is a genomic window of Sporosarcina oncorhynchi containing:
- a CDS encoding CoA-acylating methylmalonate-semialdehyde dehydrogenase, with the protein product MVMNTEVKELGHFINGKIVAGTSGHFSDVFNPSTGAVIAHVPLATKEEVQSAIMTAQAAFPAWRALSVGKRVEIVMKFRQLMTERIDELIAIICTESGKTVEDAKGEITRGLESVDLAINAPHLLKGEHSVNVGGNINAYSTKVPLGIVAAISPFNFPVMVPLAMTCMAVAVGNCVILKPSERVPCSALFFSELWKEAGLPDGVWTVINGDKDAVNELLENPAIKAISFVGSTPVAEHIYKTGSSYGKRVTALGGGKNNMIVMPDADLEQVANAFLGAAYGAASQRCMAISTIMPVGEDTANNLVKVLADKISKLKVGPYTDPAVDFGPVITKQSKDAIIGYIDRSLDEGATLVCDGRNPNIAEISKGFYLGPTLLDNVKPGMEIYEQEVFGPVRNVVRVDSLEEAIELINAHELGNGVTIFTNNGAAARKFTSEIDVGMVGVNVPIPIPVGYHNFAGWKRSRFGEGHMFGPEHVRFFTKTKTISEKWFEENSESVSTFAFPSNND
- a CDS encoding aspartate aminotransferase family protein codes for the protein MENVTSPNWQMKDEQYVWHSMKPYNPNATTIIQKSAGAWVTDVDGKRYLDAMSGLWCVNVGYGRKELAKAAYDQLLENAYTPLSIGHIPAIRLSEKISELLGDDYVVFYSNSGSEANETAFKIARQYYEQKGHTNRTKFISRYRAYHGSTMGALAATGQAQRKYKYEPLAPGFIHVAPPDAYRANEDHIAEPASLPSVQAIDNVMTWEMSETIAGVILEPIITGGGVIMPHEDYLRGVKAVCEKHGALLIVDEVICGFGRTGKAFGFQHYGIQPDIVTMAKGLTSAYMPLSATAVRREIYEAFAGNEEYDFFRHVNTFGGSPAACAVALKNIEIMETEDLFTRSAEMGAILQAELQECLKDHPNVGNIRGKGLLIGIELVHDKKSKEPLDVTAVNKIISICKEQGVIIGKNGVTVAGCNNVLTLAPPLILSVAEKELIVEKLTHALHELLPKA